In Chryseobacterium lactis, a single genomic region encodes these proteins:
- a CDS encoding PSP1 domain-containing protein has product MSCGCKTSGDSAHSCGPKKTANGCENVNTCGNSYKLSVFDWLSNINNPAPNRCDFVEVRFKNDRKSFFKNVNNIPLHIGSVITVESSPGHDVGVVSLTGELVKIQMKKKKFSEESALKIYRQANQKDLEVWQDVRKKEDSVKLEARKIAQRLGLEMKVTDVEYQGDASKITFYYTADNRIDFRQLIKDYAGAFRTKIDMKQIGFRQEAAKVGGIGSCGRELCCSTWLTDFRSVNTNVARYQQLSINPQKLAGQCGKLKCCLNYELDSYLDALSNFPSSSTTLETEKGRAFCIKIDVFKKKMWFAYVDSSVAWYDFDIDLVKKLISKNKRGEKILPLEDLKQPDTPLQSIDLIQENNVDRFEKKNRGNRNRPTQNKPNNNQGQNQGQKKNRPERQERPERSERPENPTANSGNQPRPQKQQPQQKAPVEKVEGNADAEKKPQNNPNKKKFKKKYPPKKDNNA; this is encoded by the coding sequence ATGAGTTGTGGATGTAAAACATCCGGCGATTCTGCACATTCTTGCGGCCCTAAAAAAACCGCAAATGGCTGTGAAAATGTAAATACCTGCGGGAATAGTTATAAATTAAGTGTTTTTGACTGGCTTTCTAACATCAACAATCCGGCACCAAACAGGTGTGATTTTGTGGAAGTTAGATTTAAAAATGACAGGAAATCGTTTTTTAAAAATGTAAACAATATTCCTTTACATATTGGTAGCGTAATTACAGTAGAATCAAGTCCGGGACACGATGTAGGCGTAGTAAGCCTTACGGGAGAATTGGTAAAAATTCAGATGAAAAAGAAAAAATTTTCTGAAGAATCTGCCCTAAAAATATACAGACAAGCCAACCAAAAAGACCTTGAGGTGTGGCAGGACGTAAGAAAAAAAGAAGACAGCGTAAAGCTTGAAGCGAGAAAAATCGCTCAGAGATTAGGTCTTGAAATGAAAGTCACCGATGTGGAATACCAAGGTGACGCTTCAAAGATTACATTTTATTATACTGCTGATAATCGTATCGATTTCAGACAGTTGATTAAAGATTATGCCGGAGCTTTCAGAACTAAAATCGATATGAAACAGATCGGTTTCAGACAGGAAGCTGCGAAAGTAGGAGGTATCGGTTCTTGCGGTAGAGAGCTTTGCTGTTCTACATGGCTTACCGACTTCAGATCGGTAAACACCAACGTAGCAAGATACCAGCAATTAAGCATCAATCCCCAAAAACTGGCAGGACAGTGTGGTAAATTAAAATGTTGTCTTAATTATGAACTGGACAGTTACCTGGATGCATTAAGCAATTTCCCATCTTCTTCAACAACTCTTGAAACAGAAAAAGGAAGAGCCTTTTGTATTAAAATAGATGTTTTCAAAAAGAAAATGTGGTTTGCCTATGTAGACAGCTCTGTTGCGTGGTATGATTTCGACATTGATCTGGTTAAAAAGCTAATCTCAAAAAACAAAAGAGGTGAAAAAATCCTTCCTTTGGAAGATCTGAAGCAACCTGACACTCCACTACAAAGTATTGACCTTATTCAGGAAAATAATGTGGATCGTTTTGAAAAGAAAAACAGAGGAAACAGAAACAGGCCAACTCAGAATAAGCCCAATAACAACCAGGGACAAAACCAAGGGCAAAAGAAAAACAGACCGGAAAGGCAAGAAAGACCTGAACGATCTGAGAGACCCGAAAACCCTACTGCAAATTCAGGAAACCAGCCAAGACCACAAAAACAACAGCCACAACAAAAAGCACCTGTTGAAAAAGTAGAAGGCAACGCTGATGCTGAGAAAAAGCCACAGAACAATCCGAACAAGAAAAAATTTAAAAAGAAATATCCTCCAAAAAAAGATAACAATGCGTAA
- a CDS encoding gliding motility lipoprotein GldH — protein MRKILGLFSLILFFSCNSSSGEEVIMNSVDNKWNKKSEQKFNLEISDPQNPKNIIFVIRNNNNYPYSNIRFIVNFTNLQNKKKETDTLNYVLAKPNGEWLGTGFGDTKETLFQYRLKYKFPGKGKYEIGLTQAMRNDNLPGIEDVGVKIETAKP, from the coding sequence ATGCGTAAAATTTTAGGATTATTTTCCCTTATCCTTTTCTTTAGTTGCAACTCTTCTTCAGGAGAAGAAGTTATCATGAATTCCGTTGATAATAAATGGAATAAGAAAAGTGAGCAAAAATTTAATCTTGAAATTTCAGATCCGCAGAATCCTAAAAATATTATATTTGTCATTAGAAACAACAACAATTATCCTTACAGCAATATAAGGTTTATTGTCAATTTCACCAATCTTCAGAACAAGAAAAAGGAAACAGATACCTTAAACTATGTTTTGGCAAAACCAAACGGAGAATGGCTTGGTACAGGCTTTGGTGATACGAAGGAAACATTGTTTCAGTATAGATTAAAATATAAGTTTCCGGGAAAAGGAAAATATGAAATCGGCCTGACGCAGGCGATGAGAAATGATAACCTTCCGGGAATTGAGGACGTTGGGGTAAAAATAGAAACGGCTAAACCGTAA
- a CDS encoding SGNH/GDSL hydrolase family protein, which translates to MKKIIISTIAVSALLFTVTSCNTDFDTDVKDIPVTKGDADFTKYISLGNSLTSGYRDGALYSSGQNESYPSMIAGQMRLAGGGAFTQPLMPNDVGGFNNLPGFPGKLNLQVVNGSLTPVPSGAAAALDILPNGGSYQNMGVPGAKSFHLVADGYGSQAGLLTGTANPYFVRFASSPGTSVLKDAMAQKATFFSLWIGNNDVLSYATNGGTNSQTVGTVTTYSTATVQTGNTNPTTYKSNDISDPAVVAGSIKGVLDGLKSVGTAKGVIANIPYVTSVPFFTTVPYNPLTPQALGANLATLNASLYGPLKQALTAFGAGDRINLLSATASNPVLIKDVALQDLSAQLTAALTPSLGAQMAAAFGQIFGQARQATSEDYILLTTSSVINSVAPGAPAPVNIYGISYPLQNQHVLTKTEAGYVKTATDAYNASIKSLADSYGLAFVDANKKMLELNGQSGISFDGVKYTAKFVTGGSFSLDGVHLTGRGYGIVANEFIKSINMKYRSTLPQVDPNKYSGVKFP; encoded by the coding sequence ATGAAAAAAATTATAATATCGACAATTGCTGTTTCTGCACTTCTTTTTACGGTAACAAGCTGTAATACAGATTTCGATACGGATGTAAAAGATATTCCGGTAACCAAAGGTGACGCGGATTTCACAAAATATATTTCATTAGGAAACTCATTGACTTCAGGATATAGAGACGGAGCTCTTTACAGCAGCGGACAAAATGAATCTTATCCAAGCATGATTGCGGGACAGATGAGACTTGCCGGTGGTGGAGCCTTTACTCAGCCTTTAATGCCTAATGATGTTGGAGGTTTTAATAATCTTCCCGGTTTTCCCGGAAAATTAAATCTTCAGGTAGTTAATGGATCACTGACTCCAGTACCAAGTGGTGCGGCAGCGGCATTGGATATCTTACCAAATGGAGGTTCTTACCAGAATATGGGAGTGCCGGGAGCAAAATCATTCCATCTTGTTGCAGATGGATATGGTAGCCAGGCTGGACTGTTAACAGGAACTGCAAATCCTTATTTTGTAAGGTTTGCCTCTTCACCTGGAACCAGTGTATTGAAAGATGCGATGGCTCAAAAAGCAACATTTTTCTCACTTTGGATAGGAAATAATGATGTATTGTCATACGCGACTAACGGAGGTACAAACTCTCAAACAGTAGGAACGGTGACAACTTATTCTACAGCTACTGTTCAAACAGGGAATACAAATCCGACTACGTATAAATCAAACGATATTTCAGATCCTGCGGTGGTAGCAGGTTCTATTAAAGGTGTTTTGGATGGACTTAAAAGTGTAGGAACGGCAAAAGGAGTTATTGCAAACATTCCTTATGTAACCTCTGTTCCTTTCTTTACAACAGTTCCATATAACCCTTTGACCCCTCAAGCTTTAGGAGCTAATTTAGCAACTCTTAATGCAAGTTTGTATGGTCCTTTAAAGCAAGCATTAACAGCTTTTGGAGCTGGGGATAGAATTAATTTACTTTCCGCAACAGCATCTAATCCTGTTTTAATTAAAGATGTTGCTCTTCAGGATCTGTCAGCTCAGCTTACAGCTGCCTTGACTCCATCTTTGGGTGCGCAAATGGCAGCAGCATTTGGACAAATCTTCGGACAGGCCAGACAGGCAACATCTGAAGACTATATTCTTCTTACAACAAGTTCTGTAATTAATTCTGTAGCTCCAGGTGCACCTGCTCCGGTAAATATTTACGGTATTTCTTACCCATTACAAAACCAGCATGTACTAACAAAAACAGAAGCTGGTTATGTAAAAACGGCAACAGATGCATACAATGCTTCCATAAAATCACTTGCTGATTCATATGGATTAGCATTTGTGGATGCCAATAAAAAAATGTTAGAACTGAACGGGCAGTCAGGAATCTCATTTGATGGGGTGAAATATACTGCTAAATTTGTTACAGGTGGTTCTTTCTCTCTGG
- a CDS encoding OmpP1/FadL family transporter translates to MKKILVSTALLAGVLSYAGGFRVSLQGVKQLAMAHTSAHAEDASVAFFNPAGMSFIPSKLSVVAGGFGASNKVTFQNLNTLQSTATDNPLGTPFYAAITYKPIEKLSVGLSVTTPFGSTIQWPENWEGKEMVQKLELKSFYFQPMVSVKLADWVSFGASYIYARGIVDWDKAVTQFGGQVNIKDKKASGHGYGFGFYFRPDPKLDVSIAYRSPVDMKAKNGVATFQFPSQSIYSQLKLNGAGQDGFSATLPLVEEYTIGLTYKVTPKWLVSADFNYHGWERYSKLVLDFENAPIGNSPSDPTVLISPKNFKNSKTFRLGTQYAFTNMIYGRLGAYYDESPYSNENFIPETPSFDTYVITGGVGFKLKQFGIDIAGGYALPQSRNVNNSALGFYGQAKAQAFYFGLGLSYNPF, encoded by the coding sequence ATGAAAAAAATATTAGTATCAACTGCTTTATTGGCAGGCGTTTTATCTTACGCAGGGGGCTTCAGAGTTTCATTGCAGGGGGTAAAACAATTGGCAATGGCGCATACTAGTGCTCATGCCGAAGATGCGAGTGTGGCATTCTTTAACCCGGCGGGTATGTCATTTATCCCTTCCAAGCTGAGTGTAGTAGCGGGAGGGTTTGGTGCAAGTAATAAAGTTACTTTTCAGAACTTGAATACTTTACAAAGTACAGCAACAGATAACCCGTTAGGGACTCCGTTCTATGCAGCGATTACTTATAAACCAATAGAAAAGTTATCTGTAGGTCTTAGTGTTACAACTCCTTTTGGAAGTACAATCCAGTGGCCGGAGAATTGGGAAGGGAAAGAAATGGTACAAAAACTGGAACTGAAAAGTTTCTATTTCCAGCCGATGGTTTCTGTGAAACTTGCAGATTGGGTGTCTTTCGGTGCTAGCTATATCTATGCAAGAGGGATTGTGGATTGGGATAAAGCAGTAACACAATTCGGAGGACAGGTTAATATTAAAGATAAAAAAGCAAGCGGTCACGGATATGGATTCGGTTTCTATTTCAGACCAGATCCGAAATTAGATGTAAGTATTGCTTACCGTTCACCAGTGGATATGAAGGCTAAAAACGGGGTGGCTACTTTCCAGTTCCCGTCACAGTCTATTTATTCACAGCTGAAATTAAATGGGGCAGGACAGGATGGGTTCTCTGCAACACTTCCGTTGGTTGAAGAATATACTATTGGTTTAACCTATAAAGTTACTCCGAAATGGCTGGTTTCTGCTGACTTTAACTATCATGGATGGGAAAGATACAGCAAGCTTGTATTGGATTTCGAGAATGCTCCTATTGGAAACAGTCCGTCAGATCCGACAGTTCTTATAAGTCCTAAGAACTTCAAAAACTCCAAAACCTTTAGATTGGGTACTCAATATGCGTTTACCAACATGATTTATGGACGTTTAGGAGCTTATTACGATGAATCTCCTTATTCTAATGAAAACTTTATCCCTGAAACACCATCATTTGATACGTATGTAATTACAGGTGGGGTAGGATTTAAGTTGAAACAATTTGGAATTGATATCGCAGGAGGATATGCATTGCCTCAATCCAGAAACGTGAATAATTCTGCTCTTGGGTTCTACGGACAGGCAAAAGCACAGGCATTCTACTTCGGTCTAGGTTTATCTTATAATCCATTTTAA